CTGAGCATAGACGGCAGGGATATGGCTTCAATAAAAATATCCTTATTGAAGCCATCTTAAACTATCACATCAGCTTTTAAGTTTCTTACCCACAGCCCTTCTGCGCTTATCCAGGTCCTTAATCAGCTTATTCACCCCGTCATCAGCAAACATCGCTTCAAGAGAGGTAGACAGCTTGCGACGCCAGTTCTTGTACTGATAGCTGGTGCCCGGAATGTTTACCGGCTCCGCCATATCAATCCAGTCTTCCGGCTGCAGACCCAGCAGAGCGCTGTTGCTGTCGGCAATGTAGCGCTGCAACCCGCGATTGAGCGTCGGAGTCATCGACATCAATGACGCCTTGTGCCCGGTGCGCTTCGGCAGGCAGCCGTGTTCGTGCAGTGCATCGAGCAGCCCCTGCTTCGACAGCTCACGATCCTGATACAGGCCGCGCAGCATCACTTCGTCAGGGTAGAGGCCCAGCGTTTTGCCCAGGGTAAGATCGCCGCTGTCCCACCAGCCACGAAGCGTAGGAAGGTCATGCGTCGTCGCGACTGCCATTGATTGTTCTGGATACGCCTCCGGCGCGCGGAAGTTCTTCTCAAGGTCGTTTTCAAAATAGAGCACTTTGTAGGAGTAAACGCCGCTGTCACGCAGCTTGCTGACGATTTCCACCGGGACGGTGCCGAGATCTTCCCCGATCACCATGCAGTTATGGCGCTTACTCTCCAGCGCAAGGATAGAGAGCAGATCGTCGACCGGATAGTGCACGTAGGCCCCGTGGTCGGCGGTTTCACCGTACGGGATCCACCACAGACGCAGGACCGACATCACGTGGTCGATACGCAGCGCGCCGCAGTTCTGCATGTTGGCGCGCAGCAGTTCGATAAAGGGCTCATAGGCGCGGGCCGCAATGACGTGCGGATCCATCGGCGGCAGGCCCCAGTTCTGACCCAGCGGGCCCAGAATATCCGGTGGCGCACCGACGGACGCTTTCAGGCAATAGAGTTCGCGATCGCACCAGGTCTCCGCCCCGCCCTCGGCCACGCCGACCGCCAGGTCACGGTAAAGGCCAATCGGCATGTCGTAGCCCTGGCTCTCCTGCCAGCAGGCGGCAAACTGGCTGTACGCCAGCCACTGCAGCCAGAGGTAGAAATCGACCTCGTCGGTATGCTCTTCACAAAACGCTTTCACCGCCGGGGAATCAACGGACTGGTACTGCTCAGGCCATACCGGCCAGCCCCAGCGCATTTCATCCTCTTTCACCTGATACGCATGCAGCGCATCGAACGCCGCCTGCCAGTACAGGCTCTCCCCTTCACGGGCGACAAACTCGCGGAAGGCCGCCATCTGTTCATCATCACGCTGAGCAAAGCCTTTCCATGCCATACGCAGCGCGGCCATCTTCAGCGCGGTGACGGTGGCATAATCGACCCACTCGGCGTCGCGGGCGCGTTGCAGCGCCTGCCGGGTGGTCTCCATCTTCCACCAGGCCTGCGCCTCCTCGCTGTTGCGGAAATCTTCCACTGCGTTAACGTCGATGTAAATCACGTTCAGCCAGCGGCGGGATGACGGGCTGTACGGGCTGGCGCTCTCCGGGTTCGCCGGATAGAGGGCATGGATCGGGTTGAGGCCGATAAAGGCCCCACCGCGCTTGCCGACGTCGGTCAGCATCTTTTGCAGATCGCCGAAGTCGCCGATGCCCCAGTTCGCCTCGGAGCGCAGCGTATACAACTGCACGCAGGCGCCCCACAGCTTCTTGCCCTCTTTCAGCGCCTGCGGCTCATAGCAGCGTTTTGGCGCGACGATCACCCGGCAGTGCCAGCGATGGGCATCCTGGGTCAGCGTCAGGGTGTGGTAACCCTCCGGCAGTTTTGCCGGCAGGTTGAGATTTTTGCCGCCCGTGGCGTGGCCTTTATGCTGATGCCCCTCTTCGGTGGTCAGCAGCCAGCTAAAGTCGCCGCTGCCTTCAACCATCAGCGGCATCTTTTTGCCCGCGGTATAGACCATCACGTTCGGGACGGCGGTAACCGCCGCTTTCGCGACGGGTTTGGCTTTGTGCATGGCATCCAGCAAACGCCTCTTGGTCTCAGCACCAATAGACTGCGGTTTACCATGAGCATTGATATAGCTGGGGCTGATCCCCGCCGCCAGGGCGGCATTATCGAGACGTTTACTTTCCATCGCGCTTCCTTAGCGTTTTGCCTGCCAGATACGGGCCTGGTAGTCGCGGATTGAACGGTCAGAGCTGAACATGCCGCAGCGCGCGGTATTCAGAATACACGCCCGGGTCCAGGCTTCCTGGTCGCGATACAGGACATCGACCTGCTTCTGGGCCTCAACGTAGCCCGCAAAATCGGCCATCAGCAGGTACGGGTCGCCGCCCTGTTTGCCGATGCTGTGCAGCATCTGGTCAAACGCGTGCTTGTCGCCGTCGCTGTATTTGCCGCTCTCCAGCTCCTTCAGTACCGCATCCAGCAGCTTGTCTTTTTTTACGCCATTTCACCGGGTCGTAACCTTTGGCTTTGATGGCTTTCACTTCTTCCACAGTATGGCCGAAGATAAAGATGTTCTCGTCGCCCACCTGCTCGGCAATCTCAACGTTAGCACCGTCCAGCGTACCGACGGTCAGCGCGCCGTTCAGGGCCAGCTTCATGTTGCCGGTGCCGGAGGCCTCTTTACCCGCAGTAGAAATCTGCTCAGAGACGTCCGCCGCCGGGATCAGCAGCTCCGCCGCCGAGACGCAGTAATCCGGCAGGAAGACCACTTTCAGCTTATCGCCCACTTTCGGATCGTTGTTCACCGCGTCGGCTACTTTATTGATAGCGAAGATGATGTTTTTCGCCAGGTAGTAGCCCGGTGCCGCTTTCGCACCAAACAGGAACACGCGCGGCACGCGGTCGGCCTGCGGGTTCTCGCGGATCTCTTTGTACAGCGCCAGAATGTGCAGCAGGTTCAGGTGCTGACGTTTGTACTCGTGCAGGCGTTTGATCTGGATATCGAAAATCGCGTTCGGGTTGATCTCAATCCCGGTACGGGTTTTGACGAACGCCGCCAGGCGCACCTTGTTGTCCTGCTTGATGGTGCGGTAGGTCTCGCGGAACGCCGCATCGTCGGCAACCTTTTCCAGGTTGATCAGCTGGTCGAGGTCGTTGGCCCACTCTTTATCCAGGGAGGAATCCAGCAGCGCGGCCAGTTTTGGGTTGCACTGTTTGATCCAGCGACGCGGCGTGATGCCGTTGGTGACGTTGTGGAACTTGTTCGGCCACAGCTGGTGATATTCCGGGAACAGATCTTTCACCACCAGGTCGGAGTGCAGCGCGGCCACGCCGTTCACCGCAAAGCCGCTGACCACGCACAGGTTAGCCATGCGCACCTGTTTGTCGAACACCACCGCCAGCTTCGCCCATACCGCTTTATCGCCCGGCCAGGTTTTATCCACCAGTTTCTTAAAGCGGTTATTGATCTCGTTGATCAGCTGCATATGGCGCGGCAGCAGGGTTTTAATCAGCTTCTCGTCCCAGCACTCCAGCGCTTCAGGCATCAGGGTGTGGTTGGTGTAGGCGAAGGTCTTGCTGGTGATCGCCCAGGCGTCGTCCCAGCTCAGCTGATGCTCGTCGATCAGCACGCGCAGCAGTTCCGGGATAGCGATGGTCGGGTGGGTGTCGTTCAGCTGGATCACTTCGTAATCCGCCAGCTCAGACAGCTTGCGGCCCGCCAGGTGGTGACGACGCAGGATGTCGGCCACGGAGCAGGCGCACTGGAAGTACTGCTGCATCAGGCGCAGCTTTTTGCCCGCCAGATGGTTGTCGTTCGGGTAGAGAACTTTGGTCAGCTTGTCGGCGTCGATGCCCTGCTGCTCTGCGCGCAGGAAATCGCCGTCGTTGAATTTGGTCAGGTTGAACGGGTGAGCGTGCGTCGCCTGCCACAGGCGCAGCGGCTGCGCCACGCCGTTACGGTAGCCCAGCACCGGCAGATCCCAGGCCTGGCCGGTGATGGTAAAGCCCGGTTCCCACTGGCCCGCTTTCGTCACTTTACCGCCAATGCCAACCTGCACATCCAGCGCTTCGTTGTGGCGGAACCACGGATAGCTGCCGCGATGCCAGTCGTCCGGCGCTTCCATCTGCTGGCCGCCCGCGAAGGACTGACGGAACAGGCCGTACTGATAGTTCAGACCGTAGCCGGTCGCCGGCTGGCCCACCGTCGCCATCGAGTCAAGGAAGCAGGCCGCCAGACGACCCAGACCGCCGTTGCCCAGCGCCGGATCGATCTCCTCTTCCAGCAGGTCGGTCAGGTGGATGTTGTGCGTGCTCAGCACATCGCTGACCTCCTGATACCAGCCGAGGTTCAGCAGGTTGTTGCCGGTCAGACGACCAATCAGGAACTCCATCGAGATATAGTTAACGTGGCGCTGGCCTTTGACGGGCTTCACCGCGGGTTGGGCGCTCAGCAGCTCGGCGAGCGCGCCGCTGACGGCCTGCCACCACTGGCGGGAGGTCATGTCTTCGGCGGCGTGTAAACCAAAACGCTGCCACTGACGCGTCAGGGCAGCCTGGAATTGAGCTTTGTTGAAAGTCGGCTGTGACATAGGGAATCTGCATCCTGTAGAGAGAAAATGAGGCGTTGGTGCTAGTGTGCCTGGCTCCTCATGCCTCTTCCTCCTCCTGGCAGGGATTAGACAGGGAGGAGTAGCGGGGATGAGCGCTAAAGTGTGATCGCGGCCACTTTCTGCAGCGGGAGTGTGGGGCATTCGCGCCGTGTTTTCCGGGAAGGGAGTCAAAAAAATGAAATGCGGTTTCGCCTGAAATATAGGCGCACGGAAATAATTACTTACCCGACGTAATATTGCTCAGAATTTACTGCATCTCAGAATGTTATTTCAGCCCCGTAACCTTCCCGGAACTTTATTAACTTTCCACCGCATTTACGCTTCTATATTCCTTTTTATGCTTAACCTCCTGGAAACACGCCACGCCAGTATCCATGCGCTTTCGAGGCCCATCGGAAAAGTTCCCTCTCCCATCGATATATTTTTGTGACAGAGTGCAAATTAAGGGACATAAAACCCGGACATAACTTGCAATAAAAGGGTTTCTGACCGACCTTATAAGGATTAATTACGAAGCGCAAAAAAAATCAAAAATCTCGATTTCCACACAGTGAAGTGAAAACTATGTTGATTCCGTCCAAATTAAGTCGCCCGGTTCGTCTTGACCATACTGTGGTCCGCGAACGCTTGCTGGCGAAACTTTCCGGCGCGAACAATTTTCGACTGGCGCTGGTAACGAGCCCTGCAGGCTACGGCAAAACAACGCTCATTTCACAGTGGGCTTCCGGCAAGACCGATCTCGGCTGGTACTCCCTCGATGAAGGCGACAATCAGCAGGAGCGTTTTGCC
This Leclercia sp. S52 DNA region includes the following protein-coding sequences:
- the malQ gene encoding 4-alpha-glucanotransferase, with the protein product MESKRLDNAALAAGISPSYINAHGKPQSIGAETKRRLLDAMHKAKPVAKAAVTAVPNVMVYTAGKKMPLMVEGSGDFSWLLTTEEGHQHKGHATGGKNLNLPAKLPEGYHTLTLTQDAHRWHCRVIVAPKRCYEPQALKEGKKLWGACVQLYTLRSEANWGIGDFGDLQKMLTDVGKRGGAFIGLNPIHALYPANPESASPYSPSSRRWLNVIYIDVNAVEDFRNSEEAQAWWKMETTRQALQRARDAEWVDYATVTALKMAALRMAWKGFAQRDDEQMAAFREFVAREGESLYWQAAFDALHAYQVKEDEMRWGWPVWPEQYQSVDSPAVKAFCEEHTDEVDFYLWLQWLAYSQFAACWQESQGYDMPIGLYRDLAVGVAEGGAETWCDRELYCLKASVGAPPDILGPLGQNWGLPPMDPHVIAARAYEPFIELLRANMQNCGALRIDHVMSVLRLWWIPYGETADHGAYVHYPVDDLLSILALESKRHNCMVIGEDLGTVPVEIVSKLRDSGVYSYKVLYFENDLEKNFRAPEAYPEQSMAVATTHDLPTLRGWWDSGDLTLGKTLGLYPDEVMLRGLYQDRELSKQGLLDALHEHGCLPKRTGHKASLMSMTPTLNRGLQRYIADSNSALLGLQPEDWIDMAEPVNIPGTSYQYKNWRRKLSTSLEAMFADDGVNKLIKDLDKRRRAVGKKLKS